In Rhodoferax sediminis, the sequence GTGGCTGCGGCACACGCTGTGGCACAAGGAGGGCAACCGCCTGAGCTACAAGCCGGTCCAGATGAAGCCGCTCACCGTTGACAGCATTGCGCTGAAAACCCGCACCTTCTGACCCGCGCGAAACCGCACCGACCAAGACACCGGAGAACAACCCCATGACCAAGCGCACTTTCCAGATTTACCGCTACGACCCGGACAAGGACGCCCGGCCCTACATGCAGACCCTGGAGGTCGAACTCGACGGCCACGAGCGCATGCTGCTGGACGCCCTGATGAAACTCAAGGCGCAGGATCCCGGCATCGCCTTTCGCCGCTCCTGCCGCGAAGGGGTGTGCGGCTCGGACGCCATGAACATCAATGGCAAGAACGGCCTGGCCTGCCTGACCAATATGCGCACCCTGAAGGACCCGATCGTGCTCAAACCGCTGCCGGGCCTGCCCGTCGTGCGCGACCTGATCGTGGACATGACGCAGTTCTTCAAGCAGTACGACTCGATCAAGCCTTACCTGATCAACGACACCGTGCCGCCCGAGAAGGAGCGCCTGCAAAGTCCCGAAGAGCGCGAAGAACTCAACGGCCTGTACGAGTGCATCCTGTGCGCCAGCTGCTCCACGGCCTGCCCCAGCTTCTGGTGGAATCCCGACAAGTTCGTCGGCCCCGCGGGTCTGCTGCAGGCCTACCGTTTTCTGGCCGACAGTCGCGATCAGGGCACGGCCGAGCGCCTGGACAACCTGGAAGACCCGTACCGCCTGTTCCGCTGCCGCACCATCATGAACTGCGTGGACGTGTGCCCCAAGGGCCTGAACCCGTCTCTGGCCATCAACAAGATCAAGGAAATGATGGTCTCCCGGGCCACCTGAGCGGGGCCTGGAATGCATATGGCGAACGAGCGCTTGGATGAGCGGGCCTTGAGCAAGCTCAAGTGGCGCTGCCGCCGCGGTTTGCTGGAAAATGACATCTTCATCGAACGGTTTTTCAACCGGTATGAGGAAAGCCTGACCATCCGGCAAGCCCAGGGGCTCGGTGCTCTAATGGATCTCAGCGACAACGACCTGCTGGACCTGCACCTGTCACGCAAAACCCTGGCCCAGGTGAGCCCGGAACTGGATCGCGCCGACGTGCTCGAAGTATTGAATCAATTACGAGATAACCGCTGAAAGGGTAAAAAATGAAACTAGCTGACAACAAAGCCACCCTGTCGTTTAGCAACGGCAGCCCGAGCGTCGAGTTACCGGTGTACCAGGGCAGTGTGGGACCGGACGTGGTCGATATCCGCAAGCTGTATGCCCAGACCGGCATGTTTACCTACGATCCGGGCTTTCTGTCCACGGCGGCCTGCCAGTCGGCCATCACCTACATCGATGGCGACAAGGGTGAGTTGCTGTACCGCGGCTACCCGATCGAGCAGTTGGCCGTCAACTGCGACTACATGGAAACCTGCCATCTGCTGTTGTACGGGGAGTTGCCCACCGCCGCCGGCAAGAAGGACTTCTCGCGTCTCGTGACCATGCACACCATGGTCAACGAGCAGATGCAGCTGTTCATGCGCGGCTTCTTCCGCAGCGCCCACCCCATGGCCATCATGACCGGCCTGGTCGGCGCGCTGTCGGCCTTCTATCACGACAGCACGGATATCACCAACCCCGAGCACCGCGAGATCTCCGCGATCCGACTGATCGCCAAGATGCCCACCCTGGTGGCCATGGCGCACAAGTACACCGTAGGCCAGCCCTACATGTACCCGCGCAACGACCTGAGCTACTCCGCCAACTTCCTGCACATGATGTTTGCCACACCGTGCGAGGAATACAAGGTCAGCCCGGTGCTCGAGCGCGCCATGGACCGCATCTTCACGCTGCATGCCGATCACGAACAGAACGCCTCCACCTCCACCGTGCGCCTGTGCGGCTCGTCGGGCACCAATCCGTTCGCCGCGATCGCGGCCGGCGTGGCCTGCCTGTGGGGCCCCGCTCACGGCGGCGCCAATGAGGCCGCCCTCAACATGCTGGAAAACATCCAGAAAAACGGCGGCGTCGAGAAAATCGGCGACTTCATCAAGCAGGTCAAGGACAAGGACTCCGGTGTCAAGCTGATGGGTTTTGGCCATCGCGTGTACAAAAACTACGACCCGCGCGCCAAGCTGATGCAGGAAACCTGCAAGGAAGTGCTGAAGGAAATGGGGCTGGAGAACGACCCCCTGTTCAAGCTGGCGATGGCGCTTGAAAAGATCGCCCTGGAAGACGACTATTTCGTCTCGCGCAAGCTCTACCCCAATGTCGACTTCTACTCGGGCATCGTGCAGCGCGCCATCGGCATCCCGGTGTCGCTGTTCACCGCGGTCTTCGCGCTGGCCCGCACCGTGGGCTGGATCGCCCAGCTCAACGAGATGATCGGCGACCCCGAGTACAAGATTGGCCGCCCGCGCCAGCTGTTTACCGGCGCGGTCAAGCGCGATGTGCAGCCGATTGCCAAGCGCTGAGGGACCCTGCGCCTGAACCGGCCGGCACGCACACGGCCCCCGATTCACAGGCCTGGAGCCCGCTTCGTGCGGGCTTTTTCATGCCTGCCTCTTCAAGCAGGCAGGCATCGCGAACCGCGACGGCAAATCAGCCTGTAAAGGGTGAAAATACAGCTCCATCGCCAACCGCGATGACAAAGGGCCGGAATCCACCTTCCGGCGCTTTTCCATGAAACCCACCGAACGCAACTTTGCCCGCCGCATTGACCTGACCTCGCTGCAACTTTTTGTGGCGGTGTGCGAGCTCGGCAGCATCGGCCGGGCCGCCGAGCGCGAATTCATCGCCGCCTCGGCCGTGAGCAAGCGGCTCAGCGATCTCGAGGCCACTCTGGACACGCCGCTCCTGTACCGCCACACGCGCGGCGTCGACCTGACGCCGGCCGGCGAGAGCCTGCTGCACCACGCGCGCTCGGTGCTGTTCAGCCTGGAAAAAATGCAGGGCGAACTCAGCGAGTACGCCGACGGCGTGCGCGGCCACGTGCGCGTGCACGCCAACATTTCAGCCATCGTGCAGTTCCTGCCCGAAGACCTGGGCACCTTCGTGCGCAAGCACGAGCAGGTCAAGATCGACCTGGAAGAGCATCTCAGCATGGACGTGATCCGTGCCGTGCAGGAAGGCGCCGCCGATCTGGGCATCTGCAACACCGCTGTAACAGGCAGCAGCGGCCCGGGCGAGCTGCAAACGCGGCCCTACCGGCATGACCGTTTGGTGCTTATTGTGCCCAAAGCCCATGTGTTGTCTACGCTTTCAGCTATCAATTTTATAGAAACACTGGATTTTGACCATGTCGGCCTGCACGCCACCAGCTCGATCTACCTCGCCATGCGGCAGGCCGCGGCGCAGGCCGGGCGCACCATCCGGCTGCGCATCCGCGTGACCGGGCTGGACGCCATGTGCCGCATGATCCACAACGGCCTGGGCGTCGGCGTGATTCCACAGCGCGCCTTCGAGTTGATGCAGGGCGTGGGCGATCTGGCCTGCGTGCCTTTGAACGACGACTGGGCGCTGCGCCAGATCGACCTGGTGGCGCGCGACTTCGCCACCTTGCCCGTCACCGCGCGCCTGCTGGTCGAGCACCTCGGCGCGCGCGCCGCGCCACAGCCATAAAATCACTTCAGCCACAAGGAAACTATCCCATGGGACGCACTCTCTACGACAAAATCTGGGACGAACACGTCGTCCACACCGAGGAAGACGGCACCGCCATCCTCTACATCGACCGGCATCTGGTGCACGAAGTCACCAGCCCGCAGGCCTTCGAAGGCCTGCGCCAGGCGGGCCGCAAGGTCTGGCGCGTCAGTTCCATCGTCGCGACGGCCGATCACAACACGCCCACCACCGGCTGGGAACTGGGCTACGACGGCATTACCGATCCGATCAGCCGCGAGCAGGTCACCACGCTGGACCACAACATCGCCGAATCGGGCGCGGCCGCCTACTTTCCCTTCCTCTCCAGACGCCAGGGCATCGTGCACGTGATCGGCCCCGAAAACGGCGCCACCCTGCCCGGCATGACGGTGGTCTGCGGCGACTCGCACACCTCGACCCACGGCGCGTTCGGCGCACTGGCGCACGGCATCGGCACCAGCGAGGTCGAGCACGTGCTGGCCACGCAAACCCTGCTGGCGAAAAAGGCCAAAAACATGCTGGTGAAAGTGAACGGCACGCTGGCGCGCGGCATCACCGCGAAGGACATCGTGCTCGCCATCATCGGCAAGATCGGCACCGCCGGCGGCACCGGCTACACCATCGAATTCGGCGGTGCGGCAATTCGCGCGCTGAGCATGGAAGGCCGCATGACCGTGTGCAACATGGCCATAGAAGCCGGGGCCCGCGCGGGGCTGGTGGCCGTGGACGAAAAAACCATCGCCTACCTGAAGGGCCGCCTGCTCGCGCCCACCGGCGTCGAATGGGACCAGGCCTGCGCCTACTGGGCCACGCTGCAGTCCGATGCCGACGCCCGCTTCGACACGGTGGTCGAACTCGACGCCGCCGACGTCACGCCGCAGGTGACCTGGGGCACCTCGCCCGAAATGGTGCTGGGCATCGATGGCCGCGTGCCCGACCCGGACAAGGAAAAAGACGCCAACAAGCGCGGCGCGATCGAACGCGCGCTGACCTACATGGGCCTGGCGCCCAACAAGGCCATCGGCGACGTCTACATCGACAAGGTCTTCATCGGCTCGTGCACCAATTCGCGCATCGAAGACATGCGCGAGGCCGCGGCCATGGTGAAAAAACTGGGGCAAAAGGTCGCGAAAAACGTCAAGCTCGCCATGGTGGTGCCGGGCTCCGGCCTGGTCAAGGAACAGGCCGAGCGCGAGGGGCTCGATGCCATTTTCAAGGCCGCCGGCTTCGAATGGCGCGAACCGGGCTGCTCCATGTGCCTGGCCATGAACGCCGACCGGCTCGAGCCCGGCGAGCGCTGCGCCTCCACCAGCAACCGCAATTTCGAGGGTCGCCAGGGCACCGGCGGGCGCACCCACCTGGTCAGCCCCGCGATGGCCGCCGCCGCCGCGGTGCATGGCCATTTTGTCGACATCCGCCGGTTTTCCTGAAGCTTTGCGGGGCAGACCAAGAATTGCGGAGCAATTTTGCTCTGCCCTCAACTGACTAGAGATAGACAAACATCATGCAAAAATTTACCGTACACAAGGGCCTGGTGGCGCCGATGGATCGCGAAAACGTCGACACCGACGCGATCATCCCCAAGCAGTTCCTCAAATCCATCCGCAAGACCGGCTTCGGCCCGAATCTGTTCGACGCCTGGCGCTACCTGGACCCCGGTTTTCCCGGCCAGGACCCGGCCACACGCCGGCCGAACCCCGACTTCGTGCTGAACCAGCCACGCTACCAGGGCGCGTCCATCCTGCTGGCGCGCAAGAATTTCGGCTGCGGCTCCTCGCGCGAACACGCCCCCTGGGCGCTGGATCAGTACGGCTTTCGCGCCATCATCGCACCCTCTTACGCCGACATTTTTTTCAACAACTGCTTCAAGAACGGCCTGCTGCCCATCGTGCTGAGCGAGGCGCAGGTCGGCCAGCTGTTTGACGAAGCCGCGGTTTTCCCCGGCTACACGCTGACGGTGGACCTGGCGCGCCAGGTCGTCATCAAGCCGCAGGGCGAAGAGTTGCCGTTCGACGTACAGCCGTTTCGCAAGCATTGCCTGCTGGGCGGCCTTGACGACATTGGCCTGACGCTGCTGCAGTCCGACAAGATCCGGGCCTTCGAAGCCCAGCGTTTGGCACAGAAACCGTGGCTAGCCCATACCACGCTTGCACAGTAAGCTACCAATTTAATAGTAATCAAAGAAAAACCGAATAAAACCATGAAAATTGCAGTACTGCCGGGTGACGGCATCGGGGTTGAGATCGTGGCCGAAGCCATCAAGGTGCTGGAAGTCCTCGATCTCCCGTTCGAGATGGAATCCGCACTGGTCGGCGGCGCCGCCTACGAAGCCCATGGCCACCCGCTGCCAGAGTCCACGCTCAAGCTTGCCAAGGCCGCCGACGCCATACTGTTCGGCGCCGTGGGCGACTGGAAATTCGACAAGCTGGAGCGTGCGCTGCGCCCCGAGCAGGCGATTTTGGGCCTGCGCAAGAACCTGGGCCTGTTTGCCAATTTCCGCCCGGCCATTTGCTACGAGCAGCTGGTCGGCGCATCCAGCCTGAAGCCCGAATTGATCGCCGGGCTGGACATCCTGATCATCCGCGAACTGACGGGTGATATTTATTTTGGCCAGCCGCGTGGTCGCCGTACCGCCGTCGATGGCCACTTCCCCGGTGCCGAGGAAGCCTTCGACACGATGCGCTATTCGCGCCCGGAAATCGAGCGCATCGCGCACGTCGCGTTCCAGGCGGCGCGCAAGCGCAGCAAACGCGTCACCAGCGTGGACAAGGCCAACGTGCTGGAAACCTTCCAGCTCTGGAAGGACGTGGTCACCGAGGTCGGCCGCGAATACCCCGACGTGGCGCTCGACCACATGTACGTGGACAACGCGGCCATGCAACTGGTCAAGGCGCCCAAGAAGTTCGACGTAGTGGTCACCGGCAACATGTTTGGCGACATCCTGTCGGACGAGGCGGCGATGCTGACGGGCTCGATCGGCATGCTGCCCTCGGCCTCGCTGAACGCCAGCAACCAGGGCCTGTACGAACCCAGCCACGGCAGCGCGCCTGACATCGCCGGCCAAGGCATCGCCAATCCATTGGCTACAATATTGTCTGCTGCCATGATGCTCCGCTTTTCACTCAACCAGCCTCAGGCTGCCGACCGTATCGAGTCGGCGGTGAAGGACGTGCTCGTCTCGGGCTTGCGCACCGCGGACATTTATTCCGATGGCACCACCAAGGTGGGAACCCGTGAAATGGGTGACGCGGTGGTCGGTGCCATTACCAAGAAGACAACCAAAGGCTGACTCGGCCCGGTTCGTCACGCCTTCCCGGCTCGACGAGCCGGGCGACCAAAACCATTGGGAACCCGGCCTGCCGCAAATGGCCGCCGTGGATTCCAAAGTGATTTGAAACGAAAGGGGCGATGTGATGAAGGTTGGTAATCTCGTAGGGTTGGTGGGCTGGCGCGGCATGGTCGGCTCCGTGCTGCTGGACCGGATGCAGGCGGAAGGCGACTTCGGTCTGATCGAGCCGGTGTTTTTCTCGACCTCCAACGCGGGCGGAAAAGCCCCGGCGCAGGCGAAGAACGAGTCCACACTCAAGGATGCGCACGACATCGCCGCGCTCAAGAAGTGCGACATCATCATCACCGCCCAGGGCGGTGACTACACCGCCGAGATTTTCCCCAAGCTGCGCGCGGCCGGCTGGAACGGTCACTGGATCGACGCCGCCTCCACCCTGCGCATGAAGGATGACGCCATCATCATCCTCGATCCGGTGAACCTGCCGGTCATCAAGAGCGCGCTGGCCAGGGGCGGCCAGAACTGGATCGGCGGCAACTGCACGGTGAGCTGCATGCTGATGGGCGTGGGCGCGCTGTACAAGGCCGGTTTGGTCGAGTGGATGACCGCCATGACCTATCAGGCCGCATCTGGCGGCGGCGCCCAGCACATGCGCGAGCTGCTGACCCAGTTCGGCACCCTGAACCACGAAGTGCGCGCCCTCTTGGACGACCCCAAGTCGGCCATCCTGGAGATCGACCGCAAGATCCTGGCCCGGCAGCAGTCGCTGTCCGCCGCCGAGACCGCCCACTTCGGCGTGCCGCTGGCCGGTTCGCTGATTCCCTGGATCGACAAGGATCTGGGTATCGGGAAAAACCCGGACGATGCCGAGTGGGGCATGAGCAAGGAAGAATGGAAGGCCGGTGCCGAGACCAACAAGATTCTGGGCCAGGGCGCCGCATTCGGAACACCGCACACCCCCGTGGACGGCTTTTGCGTGCGCATCGGCGCGATGCGCTGCCACAGCCAGGCGCTGACCTTCAAGCTCAAGAAAGACGTCCCGACCGCCGACATCGAGGCCCTGATCGCCGCCGACAACGCCTGGGTCAAGGTGGTGCCAAACACGCGCGAGGCGACCATTCACGACCTGACGCCGGTGGCGGTGACCGGCACGCTGGGCATCCCGGTCGGGCGCATCCGCAAGCTCGCGATGGGCCCTGAGTACGTGGGCGCTTTCACCGTCGGCGACCAGTTGCTCTGGGGCGCCGCCGAGCCGCTGCGGCGCATGCTGCGCATCCTGCTGGACGCCTGAGTCGGGGACCGGCCGCCAACAGTGGGCGCAGAGCCCCGATGGCAGCCGTTGTCGTTTGGCAACAACCCTCTGCACATAAGTGTCGACTAGTTGTGTGCGCACAGAGCTAAAAACTGGTCTCGCCTTGTCAGGCTAAGACATTGATGTTACTGTCAAATTTCAGTATTAAGTACTTAGGCGTTCCTCCCAATGATGCGAAAAAAATTGCCTGCTGACCCAGTCTTTGCTGCCCAAAAATTAATGAGAAAGTCATGCGGCTGGCAGGCGGGCGCCATCGCGGCCGCCATCGCCGTGTCTTTTGGTCTGGCCGCCACCGACGCCCACGCGCTGGCGCTGGGTCGTCTCACGGTCCAGTCGGCCCTGGGTGAGCCGTTGCGGGCCGAAATCGACATTCCGGACATCAATGCCGAAGAAGCCGCCAGCCTGCGCGCCACCGTGGCCTCTCCCGATGCCTTCAAAGCGGCCGGGCTCGAATACAACGCCGCCGTTTCCCGCTTGCAGATCAGCCTGCAGCGCCGCCCCGATGGGCGCTCTTACTTGAGCCTGCGCAGCGATCGCGCCGTCAACGACCCGTTCATCGACGTCATCCTCGAAGCCAACTGGTCGACCGGGCGCATCGTGCGCGACTACACGATGCTGTTCGACCCGAACCTGACGCGGCAACTGGCTCCGGTTCAGCCAACGGCGCCCCAGACTTCTGCCGCTGCCATGCCGCCGGCTCCGGCCATGGCGGCACCGTCAGCGCGCCGCGCGCCAAGCCGCCCCGCGCCGGCGCCGCGCGCTACGAGTCCGGCGCCGTCGGGTGCCGGCAACCAGGTAACGGTGAACCGGGGCGACACGGCCGGCAGAATTGCGGCCGCCAACAAGCCGGACAATGTGTCGCTGGACCAAATGCTGGTCGCCCTTTTGCGGACCAATCCACAGGCCTTCATTGCCGGCAACGTGAACCGGATCAAGGCTGGTGCGGTGCTAACGCTGCCCGATGCGCAGCAGGCTTCCGCCACGCCGGCGGGTGAGGCGCAAAAAACCATCATCGCGCAGAGCCGGGATTTCAACGAATTCCGCCACAAGCTGGCCGAGGGTGCACCCACCATGCAGATGGCGGCAGCAGACCGCAAGGCCGGCGGCCAGTTGCAGGCCAATGTCGAAGAGAAAGCCCCCGCCGCCACTTCACCGGACAAGCTGACGCTCTCCAAAGGAGCGGTGCAGGGTAAGGCGGCCGAGGATAGTACGCTCGCCGCCCGCAAGGCCAGGGATGCCGAAGCGCGCGTGGCCGAACTGTCAAAAAACATCACCGAACTGAGCAAGCTGGAAGCGGCCTCGACCGCCGCCGGCTCGGCACCCGCCCTGGCCGCCAGTGCCGCAACGGGTGGTGTGGCGGTCGCCGCCGGTGAGGCCAGCACGGCCGCTTCGGCCGCAGCAGCCGCTACGGCGGCCTCCGAAGCAGTGGCACCCGTGGCCGCTGCCGCCAGCGCTGCGGCAGCGCCGGCGCCTGCCGTGGTCGCATCGGCTCCGGCCCCCGCCAAGGTGGCGCCTACACCGGCGCCCGAGACCAGCTTCATGAGCGAACTGCTCGACAACCCCCTGGCTCCGGTGGCTGCCGGCGGCCTGATCGCCCTGTTGGCAGGCTTTGGCTTCTACCGGGCACGCCAGCGCAAGAAGGCGGGCCCGGTGGACAGCTCCTTTCTGGAGAGCCGCCTGCAACCCGACTCGTTCTTCGGCTCCAGCGGTGGCCAGAGCGTTGACACCACCAAGGCGGCAGTGCCCAGCTCGTCCATGGTGTACTCCGCCAGCCAGCTCGATGCCGCGGGCGACGTCGACCCCGTGGCCGAGGCCGATGTGTACCTGGCCTATGGCCGTGACCTGCAGGCCGAGGAAATCCTCAAGGAAGCCATCCGCACCAACCCTTCGCGCGTGGCGATTCATGCCAAATTGCTGGAAATCTATGCCAAGCGGCGTGATGTCAAGACCTTCGAGTTGGTCGCCACCGAAGCCTACAATCTGACGGCGGGCGAGAGCCCCGAGTGGGAGCAGATCTGCAAACTCGGGCAGGATCTCGACCCGGCCAACCCTCTGTACCAGCCCGGCGGCCATCCGCCCGCGCAAGACGGCGCACCGGCTTTCGGCAAGGCGCCCGTCAACGACATGGTCAGCACCATGCCGCGCACCCTGCAGCCCGCGCTGTCCCAATCGCCGGTGCCCCTCGATCTTGACCTCGACTTCTCGGCCGACGATGCGCCAGCGCCGCCCACGGCAAGCCGGCCCGGCCTCGGTGTGGACGACGTGGTGCCGCACATGCAACCCGCAGAGCCAACAGTCACCATCAATGCCCCCACATCGGCATCGGTACCGCTGGACATGGATTTCAGCGCTGCCACGTCCGGCCTTCAGCACTCGGTCGCCGCCGCCGATGCTGCGCCGGTACATGACTCCGGCATGATCGAGTTCGACATGAATTCGCTGTCGCTGTCGCTGGATCTGGACGCCGCGCCGGCCGATGCTGCCCTGCTCGCGTCCCATGAATCCGCCCATGAACCCATCCATGACCCGCTGGCCACCAAACTGGCGCTGGCCGAAGAGTTCCGCGCCATTGGCGATTCGGACGGCGCGCGCGCGCTGGCCGAAGAAGTCATTGCCCAGGCATCGGGCAGCCTGAAGGCCCGTGCCCAGCAGCTGATTGCCGAGCTCCGCTGACCGTGGACGCGCCCGCTCTTCTTTCAGCCCCGTCGTGGTGAGGCTGGCGTTAGGCATCAGCTACAACGGACAGGCCTACGAGGGCTGGCAAAGCCAGCTCTCGGGCCGTACGGTTCAGGACAAGCTCGAGACCGCTCTCGCTCGCTTCACCCAGACGCCCGTCTCCACACTGTGCGCGGGGCGCACCGATGCCGGTGTGCACGGCCTGATGCAGGTGGTGCATTTCGACACTACATTGCAGCGTGAAGCCTTCTCGTGGGTGCGCGGCACCAACACCTACCTGCCCCCGGACATCGCGGTGCAATGGGCACACGAGGTGCCCGACGCGTTCCATTGCCGCGCCAGTGCTATCGCCCGGCGCTACGCTTACGTGCTGCTTGAGTCGCCGGTTCGGCCCAGCGTGGAGGCGGGACGCGTCGGCTGGACCATGTATCCGCTCGATGGGGATGCGATGCGCCTGGCGGCCCGGCAGCTGGTGGGCGAGCATGACTTCACGTCGTTCCGGGCCTCGGCCTGCCAGGCCAGATCGCCCGTTAAAATCATGAACAGCATCGAGATTCAGCGGCGCGGCACGACTCAAGCCGCGTACTGGCGCTTTGAATTCGAAGCCAATGCGTTCTTGCACCACATGATCCGCAACATCATGGGCTGCCTGGTCGCAATCGGCCAGGGCCGGCAGCCACCCGACTGGATGCAGACCGTGCTGGCCGCGCGCGACCGCGATGCCGCCGCCCCCACCTTCTCGCCCGATGGGTTGTATTTTCTGGGGCCGGTGTACGAAGACCGCTGGGGCCTGCCGGCCCGTGCGGCTGCGTATGATTGGCTTCCATGACCACCCAACAGCGCTCCACACGATCCAGCTTCGGCGACGTCGGGCCGCCCCAAGGCGCGAAGGCCCCCTCGGGGGCAGCGCAGCACACGCAGTGGCAAGCGTGGGGGCTCAGCGCACCAGGATCAAGATCTGCGGCCTGACGCGTGAGCAGGACGTGGATGCGGCCGTGGCCGCCGGGGCCGACGCCGTGGGCTTTGTGCTATACCCGCCCAGCCCGCGTTATGTCACGCCCGCGCGCGCGCTGGAGCTGGCCCGGCGCCTGCCGCCGTTTGTCACGCCCGTACTGCTTTTCGTCAACGAGAGTGCTGCGAAAATAATAGCGACCTGCCAAGATATACCGGGGGCTACAGTTCAATTTCATGGTGAAGAAACGCCCGGGGACTGCGACCGCATCGCGCGCCCCTACCTCCGTGCCGCGCGGATTCCGCTGGGCGCAGCGGCGGCAGGCTTTGACCTCGTAAAATACGCCCAAGATTATTCAAACGCCCAGGCCATCCTGCTCGACGCCCATGTCGACGGCTATGGCGGCGGCGGCAAGGCATTCAATTGGTCACTTTTGCCTCCAAGCGTCAACGCTCACCTCGTCTTGAGTGGTGGGTTGAATGCTGCCAACGTGATCGATGGCATCTTGCAGGTCAGGCCGCGTTGCAGGACGCTGGCCGTTGATGTGAGTTCCGGCGTCGAGATCCACAAGGGGATCAAGAGCGCGGAGAAAATCAACCAGTTCGTTGCCGCCGTGCGCGCGGCCGACGAACAATTTGCAAAGTCAAACCATGTTCCAGTACCAGCAACCTGACCCGACGGGCCACTTCGGGATCTACGGCGGCAGTTTCGTGAGCGAGACGCTGACGCACGCCATCAACGAGCTCAAAGACGCCTACGCGAAGTACCAGCACGACCCCGCCTTCATCGACGAATTCAAATACGAACTCGTGCACTACGTCGGCCGGCCCTCGCCGATTTACCACGCCGCGCGCACCAGCCGCGAGTTGAAAGGTGCGCAGATCTATCTCAAGCGCGAGGACCTGAACCACACCGGCGCGCACAAGATCAACAACGTGATCGGGCAGGCCATGCTGGCGCGCCGCATGGGCAAGCCGCGCATCATCGCCGAAACCGGCGCCGGCCAGCACGGCGTGGCCACCGCCACCATCTGCGCGCGCTATGGGCTCGAATGCGTGGTCTACATGGGCTCCGAAGACGTCAAGCGCCAAAGCCCGAACGTGTACCGCATGAACCTGCTGGGCGCCACCGTGGTGCCGGTCGAATCGGGCAGCAAAACGCTGAAAGACGCACTGAACGAAGCCATGCGCGACTGGGTCGCCAACGTGGACAACACCTTCTACATCATCGGCACGGTGGCCGGGCCGCACCCCTACCCGACCATGGTGCGCGACTTCCAGAGCGTGATCGGCGAGGAATGCCTGACGCAGATGCCCGAGATGACGGGCGGCAGGCAGCCCGATGTGGTGGTTGCCTGCGTGGGCGGTGGCAGCAACGCGATGGGCATCTTCTACCCCTATATTGCGCACGAAGCCACGCGCCTGATCGGCGTCGAGGCCGCCGGCGAAGGGCTGGACTCTGGCCGCCATTCGGCCTCGATCCTGCGCGGCAGCCCCGGCGTGCTGCACGGCAACCGCACCTACCTGCTGCAGAACGAGGACGGCCAGGTGACAGAAACACACAGCATCAGCGCCGGCCTGGACTACCCCGGCGTCGGCCCCGAACATGCCTACCTGGCCGACATCGGGCGTGCCGAGTACGTCGGCATCACCGACGCCGAAGCGCTGGCAGCCTTCCACTACCTGTGCCGCACCGAAGGCATCATCCCGGCCCTCGAATCGAGCCACGCCGTGGCTTACGCCATGAAACTCGCGAAAACCATGCGCCCGGACCAGACCATCCTGGTCAACCTCTCGGGTCGCGGCGACAAGGACATCGGCA encodes:
- the leuB gene encoding 3-isopropylmalate dehydrogenase; translation: MKIAVLPGDGIGVEIVAEAIKVLEVLDLPFEMESALVGGAAYEAHGHPLPESTLKLAKAADAILFGAVGDWKFDKLERALRPEQAILGLRKNLGLFANFRPAICYEQLVGASSLKPELIAGLDILIIRELTGDIYFGQPRGRRTAVDGHFPGAEEAFDTMRYSRPEIERIAHVAFQAARKRSKRVTSVDKANVLETFQLWKDVVTEVGREYPDVALDHMYVDNAAMQLVKAPKKFDVVVTGNMFGDILSDEAAMLTGSIGMLPSASLNASNQGLYEPSHGSAPDIAGQGIANPLATILSAAMMLRFSLNQPQAADRIESAVKDVLVSGLRTADIYSDGTTKVGTREMGDAVVGAITKKTTKG
- the asd gene encoding aspartate-semialdehyde dehydrogenase, translating into MKVGNLVGLVGWRGMVGSVLLDRMQAEGDFGLIEPVFFSTSNAGGKAPAQAKNESTLKDAHDIAALKKCDIIITAQGGDYTAEIFPKLRAAGWNGHWIDAASTLRMKDDAIIILDPVNLPVIKSALARGGQNWIGGNCTVSCMLMGVGALYKAGLVEWMTAMTYQAASGGGAQHMRELLTQFGTLNHEVRALLDDPKSAILEIDRKILARQQSLSAAETAHFGVPLAGSLIPWIDKDLGIGKNPDDAEWGMSKEEWKAGAETNKILGQGAAFGTPHTPVDGFCVRIGAMRCHSQALTFKLKKDVPTADIEALIAADNAWVKVVPNTREATIHDLTPVAVTGTLGIPVGRIRKLAMGPEYVGAFTVGDQLLWGAAEPLRRMLRILLDA
- a CDS encoding FimV/HubP family polar landmark protein — its product is MRKSCGWQAGAIAAAIAVSFGLAATDAHALALGRLTVQSALGEPLRAEIDIPDINAEEAASLRATVASPDAFKAAGLEYNAAVSRLQISLQRRPDGRSYLSLRSDRAVNDPFIDVILEANWSTGRIVRDYTMLFDPNLTRQLAPVQPTAPQTSAAAMPPAPAMAAPSARRAPSRPAPAPRATSPAPSGAGNQVTVNRGDTAGRIAAANKPDNVSLDQMLVALLRTNPQAFIAGNVNRIKAGAVLTLPDAQQASATPAGEAQKTIIAQSRDFNEFRHKLAEGAPTMQMAAADRKAGGQLQANVEEKAPAATSPDKLTLSKGAVQGKAAEDSTLAARKARDAEARVAELSKNITELSKLEAASTAAGSAPALAASAATGGVAVAAGEASTAASAAAAATAASEAVAPVAAAASAAAAPAPAVVASAPAPAKVAPTPAPETSFMSELLDNPLAPVAAGGLIALLAGFGFYRARQRKKAGPVDSSFLESRLQPDSFFGSSGGQSVDTTKAAVPSSSMVYSASQLDAAGDVDPVAEADVYLAYGRDLQAEEILKEAIRTNPSRVAIHAKLLEIYAKRRDVKTFELVATEAYNLTAGESPEWEQICKLGQDLDPANPLYQPGGHPPAQDGAPAFGKAPVNDMVSTMPRTLQPALSQSPVPLDLDLDFSADDAPAPPTASRPGLGVDDVVPHMQPAEPTVTINAPTSASVPLDMDFSAATSGLQHSVAAADAAPVHDSGMIEFDMNSLSLSLDLDAAPADAALLASHESAHEPIHDPLATKLALAEEFRAIGDSDGARALAEEVIAQASGSLKARAQQLIAELR
- the truA gene encoding tRNA pseudouridine(38-40) synthase TruA — its product is MRLALGISYNGQAYEGWQSQLSGRTVQDKLETALARFTQTPVSTLCAGRTDAGVHGLMQVVHFDTTLQREAFSWVRGTNTYLPPDIAVQWAHEVPDAFHCRASAIARRYAYVLLESPVRPSVEAGRVGWTMYPLDGDAMRLAARQLVGEHDFTSFRASACQARSPVKIMNSIEIQRRGTTQAAYWRFEFEANAFLHHMIRNIMGCLVAIGQGRQPPDWMQTVLAARDRDAAAPTFSPDGLYFLGPVYEDRWGLPARAAAYDWLP
- a CDS encoding phosphoribosylanthranilate isomerase; the encoded protein is MIGFHDHPTALHTIQLRRRRAAPRREGPLGGSAAHAVASVGAQRTRIKICGLTREQDVDAAVAAGADAVGFVLYPPSPRYVTPARALELARRLPPFVTPVLLFVNESAAKIIATCQDIPGATVQFHGEETPGDCDRIARPYLRAARIPLGAAAAGFDLVKYAQDYSNAQAILLDAHVDGYGGGGKAFNWSLLPPSVNAHLVLSGGLNAANVIDGILQVRPRCRTLAVDVSSGVEIHKGIKSAEKINQFVAAVRAADEQFAKSNHVPVPAT